TTTACGTACAGTAGAATCCTGTTTTATCTAATACTCAGCAGCTACAAAAGTGCATAAAGCACAATATCCAAATGGATATACTAGTACTTTGTTGAGAAAATCACTTCTGTATTTCACATTTGTGGCTCTTTACAGTAAAATTCAATCCAAATGGAAACTGTGAAGTGGTTGTGTAGGTgttcatggtaaaaaaaaaaaaaaaaaaaaaaaaaaaaaaagatatctgTGTCTCAATTCAAAAGAGgttaacataaaacaaaaataagccTGCTGTTCTTTGGGTGTTCAGTACAACAATATCCATGTTATGGTCACATTTGAGTTTTCAAAGCAAAGGCATGTACAcatcaacatacacacacaggaagtctAGAAAATGTCCAGTAGTAAACATTAGAGGGCGCCATTTGCAAATGCTTTCATCTTCTCCCTCTAGCTCATTATTAATAGAGGATCATCTTAGTCATATTAATCCTCCTTCTTACCGTCATCAAACACTTTAGCCAAACTAAGAGATTTACATTGTTAACCAGACCAATATATTggcaaaaaagaggaaaacaacattGCATTACCTTTTACATACATTGAAATGAATCCCCCTCACTTTGGCCACTATTTGGTACAATCCATCCACTTGCCATAGGGCTCATGtgtccactcacacacacacacaaacacacagtatatttattcatgtaGTGTCCTCTCATAGCTCTCAAGCAGATTTCATGACAGTCACATTCTTGGGTGACCAGTATTAGACAGCAGTTACTTGTCTTTGTGCCTAAAACAGCTGACAAATTTTTTAAAGGTAGGTTGTTTTTAGGATAAGAAGCGAAAAAGAGATATGAGAGCACTTAGAAACAAATGGAATTACATACAGTagcaagaaaaatgttttaaaaggaaagaagagggaAGGTATGGATGTGTTTCTCCCGCTCAGGTCCGTTGGTAAAATAGTTGGCGTTTGAGGACACAAGGAAAATGATGAGATGTAAACATATTCCCCTTGCAAAATGGCAACAATGTAGGCAATGGTGTATTCATAAGTGCAATTAAACAAAAGTGATCTTCAGTGTGGAGAAGAAACTGACGTGAAGAATTTCACACCTACGGTAAGACCAGTCCCCGTTCAGCattttgaagcagcagaggactGGATTCACAGGCTGTCAGTGAAGATAACGGAGCTGACTTAATGAACACCTCGCTTTACACAGTGACCCTTCAAAGGAGAAAACAATGaagaatgttgttttcattttcctctgAGCACTCTTAATAGAATCCTTGAGGCAAACTGTTTCCCCATTTAATTACCTTCAAAGTAAAGAAACTGTTGAAGGTTTATTAACAGTGGTGTTAGCTTGACTCAGTGAAGGCCAAGCGATGCATTTTGGTCTCACATGGTAAAGCCCTATTGTGGAAAAGGgagtgttgattatttttttccacactggAAATGACTTATTATGGCTTAAAGCTACcaaataatatttaaatcaaatgttcAACAGTATTATTTCAATTAACTCTGCAATAGACAGTCCATTTCCAGTGTCCTTCAGATAAGTACAGTAACAGAAGAGGTTTGTACTTGCACCATCCAAAAAAGAGGTTCTgttcctgtctttgtttttaagttttttctTGGGgaatttttgcctttattggacagttgaTAGTGACAGGGAGACaagaaacaaggggagagaaaggggtatgacatgcaacaaaggtcctcAGCCAGAGTCAAATGAGGGAGGTTGTGTCTATGTGTGCTGTAACCATTTGGCTACCAGCACGCTCCAGTTCCAGTGTCTTTAccttcaaaaacaacaaaacaggagcAAACTGGCCAAACAAATATCACCTTTAACAGGTCTGAGAGGGGGAAAACCAGTGTGGGACTTATACCATTAGTCATACCACCTTTGGGACATACTCCTCCTTCCTGTAGGGTTAATAGGCAGTTGATTAGGTTGGCACGCTAAGGTGAGTTTCTCTATCCCTGACTGTGGCAAAGAGGAGGAAGTAGccttgtgtgattgtgtgtgcgGAGGGGTTATGCGTCTGTGCATTTTGCTGTTTCAGATGCGCACTGGGGGTCCGCTGGGGGCCGTGAGGGGCACTTGAGAGCCGCAGTCATAGTCGAGCTCGGCCATCCGGGAGCGGCTCATCATTCGACTGTGGGAGTATGCtcgtctgtccgtctgtctgtccctGAAACTCCTAATGTAGCTctgtggacagacagacaatacAGTGTTGGAATAGGAATATAGTATACAGacataatgtaatatatacaaCATAATGACAATTAACTGCACTGCAAGACTCCAGGAGGTCACTGCTCCCAACAAAGAAATAGTCCTGGACACAACAACGGTAAAAtcctggtaggcagattttgttaccttctgtttctagtctttatgctaagctaagctaacccgCTGCATGGGTCAAGCTTTGTATTGAACGTACAGACATGACAGTAGCATTGGCTCTTACCGGTGACAGCACATCTCCATCAAAGCGTCTCTTAGGGTTGGCCTTGCGGTGGTAGCCAGGTTCAGTCTGAGGAGGAGGGACTTTAGGTGGCTGAGAGCTCTGAGCTTGGTGATGAGGGTGGGACATGCCTGGGTGATGGTactgctggtggtggtgatgatgggtGTGGGGCTTCTGCTTGTGGTTGGTCTTCTGGTTCTGtcgttttttcttcttcttgttctccttctcctttttcAGCCTTTCTTCCCGCTGCCGGATACGCATGAGCTGGACCCTTCTTTGTTGTCGACTCAAAACCACTGGAGATGGAGAGAACAAAGATATGATAATGtgttgagagacagagagaaagagagagaataatagataaataaagaaagaaattacatgAGATACGATACAGTTTTCATAGAGAAAAAAAGTAACTGCTGAAGGCAAGAGGAAAGGACAAATTCAAAATCACTGAGACTTACTCAGTGGAGgatttctatttaaaaaaaatacattttagcttCGAAATGCTGATGGTGAATTATCCCTATGGGGAcggaaaaggaaacaaaaaaaaaaagtctgattcctcattttcttcattctaTTCAGTCAGTTGGCAGATTTTCCTCGCTTCATGTACTTGTAGCCGCTCCAGCTCCTGACATATTATGAGTGGGTGAGTGTATTTATGTCAGTTTCACACCCTCACCGGCAAAGGATGTCCCAAATCCATCCTGTCTGGCTGTCCATTGATTGCACACATGATTATTTTTGGTGTTTGTAGGGCATTTTGTTTAGGCATATGATTTAGTATTCAGAGATCTGTTTCATGTTCATTATGGTAGGGTCAAAATGTTGCCACAAGTAGAAGGACCCCAATGAATCTCATGAAGACGAGATGTACTGTAGGCGTcacagtgactgtgtgtgtgcgtgtgtggaaGTGTTATGaggtctgtttgtttctttgtgtgggTGGACAGCTAACGAGGCACCATCTGCCAGGGAAACTGCTTAATGATAcccccttttcttttcctcagcTCACCCCCTCTCAGGCCCCTCTGGCCAAatgctactgtgtgtgtgtgtgtgctcttgtacatctatctttgtgaggactaATTTGAGCTTAAAGACCTTGAGATTGAGGACATTTTGGCTGGTACCCACTTCTTCAAAAGGTTGTTTGAGTGTTTAGCGTTAGGTTAGGTTGCGGTTAAGAACTGTAATGGGTAAAGTATAgaagtacagaaaaaaaagagggagcgagagagataCAAGCCAGACATGTGCCAGCTAATTCATTCATGCCCTTGTAGTGCATGTTATTCaatcagctgacagacagatgatTTTCCTCACTGCTCCACTTGGGTGCCCCAGCTTAGTCGTTGTGCCCCAGTTCACATCCCCACATCCCCACACCACCCTGCTGCCCATCCCCCCCAGTACACCTgctccctcttttctcctccacaTCATTCCCCATCCTCCTTTCTCTGTCAATACAGTGCTTGTCACCATGAAAGGATGCTTTCAGCCGTTAAAGTCTACAGACAAACTCTGACTGGAGTTCAGCTACaagtaaagtttaaaaaagagGAACTCAAGAGGACATTATGGATAGGCTTCTTTAAATGAATCCATAAGTAATACAGTGATGACCTGGTTCTTATCACAGAGTAGCAGGAATTGCATTAATAATCTTTTCCTACAGCTTCCCCCTCATTCATCTTCGAAATCACAGGCCACAGGTCATACTGTATCTACAGCAACCAagtgcaaaaacattttctctctgttttttttttcattattattcattacttccttattatcattattatattatttttttcctttctgatTTATCCCTCCTTGTGCAGGGCCCATTAATTTGCAATATCACTTAAAGAAAttctcattattttttacatagTGTTCATTCATTGCGTGGTAAAACGTATAATGTGGAAATCTGTATTTGTAGAATtcacttgtttgtgtgtgatggtTTAAAACTGAGGAAGACCAGTACAGTTTTTAATCATGTAGCCATGAGAAAGAATAACTTTTTGCACTTTAACGAAGCAGAGTTCCTCGATTTTAAGGAATATATTCCCTTTCTTGAGGACACTTTTTAGCCTAACAGTGCTTTCTTCATGTCTCTATCCCTTTCTAGGTCtattttagcactaaaaagCTTAATCTATCTCTTTATCCATACCCTCTGACTGGAAGCCACAGCAGCCTGCTGTTTAATCCCATTATTTGAGGCCATGAGTGACTTCCCTTTCTCTGTTGTTATTGTATGAGTGAGTAAGTGAGAGACTATGCCCTTGTATATTTCTGTCTCTAGCTCtgcctgtatgtgtgcatgagcTGTATGTATTGCATTTGTGTATGGCATTTATGGCACATGTTTGGGTGTTTGTGTGCGATCGTGCCATCTGTGTTGTAGTTGCTTTCAGGACAGATTAAAGCTGTTTCCGTCAATAACACATTCTGCATTCTGCAacactataataataataatataatctttatttatggagcacttttcaaaatacatgttacaaagtgcttcacaaaggcagcaaaatgtcataaaatcatcaggttttaaaaagaaaacagataaaacaaacaattttctGTATGAGAACCAATTCAATGTaggaaaaagcaagaaaaacgaaaacatttttaaaataaataaaagatagttcaaagaaaattaaaatcagGAAAGGCTCTCcgataaaagtatgttttaagaagagacCTAAAGAGAACATTGACTCAGCCGACCTGATTTCCTCAGCAGATCGTTCCAGAGTCTCGGAGCCTTGACTGCAAACGCTCTTTCCCTTTTAGTTTCTAGCCGGGCCTCTGGAACAGATAAAAGACCTCTGCCCGAGGATCTCAAAGTACGTACCAGTGCATACAGTACTAAGAGGTCAGAGATATAGCAGGAAGAGAGGCCATGAAGGGCCTTGAAAGTAATCAGTAAGatctaaaaatctaaatctaaaacataaaaatctaaaacataTTGGGAGCCAGTCTAAAGAGGCTAAAGCAGGAATGATGTGATCATGTCTCTTGGTTCTGGTTAAAAGCCTGGCGGCTGAGTTCCATACAGTCTGGAGTTGATCAATAGATTTTTGGTTCAGGCAAGTAAAAAGGCTGTTGCAATTATCCAGTCGTGATGAGATAAAGGCATGTAAAATGGTCTCTGTGtctttaaaagttaaatatatCTGAAATATTtctaagatgataaaaacatgattgcACAAGCTTTGTGGTGTGCTGCTCAAAACTTAAATTACTATCAAACCACACGCCAAAATTTCTTGCAACAGGCTTGATATGATCCAATCCACTAATGACTgcgcattcacacacacacacaccgccccCATAATGTTCCCTGCCCTCATAATGGTTATAGCAGCAGCTTGTGGTGGCCTCTTTGGAATCGAAAGAAGTCTTATTAAAATTCTGTGTACTAGATGTGGTTAAACTTTAAGtcaaattcaaaaacaaataacagtttTGCATGGAAGCTGCACATTTATTACATAAATCTGGATTGATTGCATCCTTAATTTGacattcacacgcacacacacacacacacacacacacacacacacacacaaagttccTTCTGTGTGGGCACTGCAGTAGTCACTGTCATGGGTGATATTTGTGGTACATACTGTGATTGCACTGAGGTTGCACAACGTACAATATGTAGGTTAATCTTCTTCAGTAAACTAAACAACAAATTGTGCATTCTCCTTCCCTGCCtaaattacagtaaattcaGATTTTGGCTCCACCAGTGTTCCCCTTGCCTGAAGCTTGTGATCGTGACCTACATTACAGTAAAGCTAGAGCTACTTTGTGAGGTGAGCACCACCTCTCTGCGATCAGCTGTTTCTGAGCATGTCCACCATGGGTTAACAGGTTCCAGGTTGGGGCAGAAGCTGTATCTGTATATAGCTTTATTTCAGCAGTAACTAACAGCCTGAATTTACATTTGGGTAAACACAATTCATTCTTTATTCATAagatgtgtatatgtgcattttAATGGATTTATTAGCTTTCATGATGTTTGTTATTAAAATCATTCACTCTTTTAGAGACCCAAATATGAGGTACTGTTTTTCTCACTCTGCAGTGATGAAGAcacttctgtttctctgttgctCCCTTTAGTTTCAGACATCCTCAATTCCCTCAGGATATTACAATTTTATGGAATTTTCAAAACCTGTTATTCCCATTGTCCAGTAATTGTCCCCCTGTGTGTTCCCACCTTTCCACATCACCTGACCTCCACACTCACCTACACACCAGCTCCCAATTCCCTAATCAGATCCTCAGTAGCCCTATCTTCCATTGTTCCCTGCTACATTGCCTGTAGCTACCTGCCTGAATCCTGTCTCTGCACATGTCTCTACACAACTGCCTCTGATCTGCTACTGATGTTTGGAATCGGAGCTGCCTTTGCCCCCTGccagatttattttgttgtttgggCCAACTTTAAGTTACTACGTAAGCCTGTTTCTGACAATAAATTCTAGTGAAATTTCTCCATCCGAACAACTGTGCCTGCAAGCGTCTGCTTTTGAGCTCTGTTGCCTTAACATGAACTACGGCATGTTTTTACATGATAGCTTATTAGTGCAACTATCAACAGTTGAAAAATTAATTGTCTTTCTTTCTACATTTTCTACACAGGAGAGAATGCAACAAAAGGGAAGAGTTTAGTCTAAGGTCAGGCCTGCTGTTGTTTTGCTACTGTTTTTATAGGTATGGTGTATTTACTGAGTGAGATGTTGTATGTTTCTGGTTGTTAGTTtaataaaccataaaaaaatcctgaaaattTCAAACTACTAAAAATATCTGGGAGTGTGGTTTAGAATACTGACATTGTGCAAGCAATAAATCTGTCTTAGTAATAgctacattttcaaaaatcacAGCTGGTCCCTCTTGCtgaaaaaatatggaaaattaCAGTGCTCCAACCACAACAATATGCGTGCCCTGAGCacgtgtttgtttctgtcaagcAGCATCACTCACCCTCTGTGTGAGAAAATCCCTCTGCAGTGACTTTCCATTGTATCAGCACTCCGAGCAAGGCCAAGACAGGCCACACCCCCATGATGACCCACGTGAACCAGCAGACTGGCTTCTTTGGTGCCACCTGTAATGATGAAAGTTACAATTTCAGTTGAATAATTTCATCCTGATGAAACGCTATCTTCCACAAAACCACCAAATAACTAATTTTCAACTAAACGGTGATACTGAATTTTATTAGTTTCTCAAAAGATCTTTCGAGTTTCCGTCCAAATTCTTGGTATGAAAGTACAACACACAATGAAACATCAGTAAAAATATCAGCTAATCCTTGATTACATTGCTGAtgtttaatgatgatgatgattgagatcactgctgatgatggtttacatgtgatgaattaatgacaTGGCAGCTATAAATAGAAACAGATGTGTACGTAATGGACAGCTGTTGTAGCACTGATGGAGGACCTCGCAGATGTAaacactgtttgtttcattgacacatgaaaaaatgcacatttctgggtttgtgcatacacacagttttagtcataaATCTACATTACTATGAGTTTTTTCTGGCCCCAGGTGTAGATTGTACCAACGTAGACTGTACCCTACGTAGATAGAGTTGTAAACATAAACTGTGGGTGTTAACGTGGGAACCCCAGCATGCTGACAACAGCAGGCCACAaagtttttatacattttacagcATTGTATAGAAATGTTACTGTCATCAACCTCTCCTTGCACTCACTGCAGATAAGCAGTAtcctttctcctctgctgctggtgttATTTCACCATGCtgttatatatattaaaaaataacattacgATCAATATTTTCTGAATGAGAGGTCGACCCCTGCCACTCTCTCAAACTAGCTGGATACTTTCCAGTGTCCAGCTAGTTGGAgtcacatagacacacatagacatacaaCGGGACACTAAATCCAGTTTGACTGCACCACCTAATTAAATAGCAATTTGTGTACTTTCTTGGGTGATATAACGATATACATCATGAGATGCTCCCAAGTTGTCTAACTATCACTGgctttacctttttttttttttaaatctctggtGGTAATATACAAGCCTATTGCTGTCAATTCTGCAAATTGGTTTGCAGGACTGCTTTATGATCATATTGGATATGGATTTTGGACAAGATATAGATAAAATTTTAGCATCAATGGGATGATAGATCTTGATTTGTCAGTTATTTAATATACTGGATTAGCCCAAAACAAGCATTCCCATCTGGCTACTCtatctttatatttatatctatctatacatgtttttctctgttgaatttccagaaaatatactgtattccTAGATACCACTATGATAAAATAACATATACCATAATAGAAGATTTTATCCATAGCCAGCACCCTTACCTCACCCACACACTTATCAAAGACCTCCCTGATCTCATATAAACAGCCAAATCAACTACTGACCCACTTCCTCTCACTTCCATCCTACACTCTAAGCTTCTAGCAGGTTTTGTAGACAGTGCACCAAGGCAAGGTGTTTAAAATCACTGGTATTGACCACTCTATAAAGTGGTCTATATCAAAGATTttatctgtcagtctgtctttctgtctgtctgtctgtctctctctctctctctctgtcttacacatgcatgcacacatgcacacacacacagacacacacacacacatgcacacacacacacagacacggaCCAAGGCTCAACAGCTCAACagtgaaacaacaacagctcaATAATGAAATCCAGGGACACAGAGATTATGTTTGATGGACACACATGCAGCGAGTGTACACATCACCACCCTCAAAcataaagaacacacacacacacacacacacatgcaaacacttCCTTACCTAGAAAAAACATACATCAAGCTCACATCAAATAAACTAATagcatttctttttctccatctctgccACTAACAATTTACACagaagcacacaaacaaacacacagaccttGAGTCTCTCATAGACGTAGTGCACCAAAGCAAACAGCTCTATAAAGTAATCCACAGTGACGGTGATGATGGCAGAGCCGAAGGTGGCGGTAGATAGGGTGACAAAGCAGCGCTGCCACTGAAGAGTGAGGACGGCAAACAGGGTCCCAGAACCCAGAAGAATACCCAGAGGAACCCACACTGTTCTGGGGTGGTAAAACTCCTCCATGAccttggagagagagagacgaaggGGAGGTTTAGAGGGTAATATTACTTTaattttgataaaatgtcatttttatggtATGTTTCCGCTGGTTTATATGCTTTGCTCTAGCAATGCCACCATTCCTGTGGTGGTTAGGCACATTTACACCGACAGTGAAAGCATCAGCCAGCCAGTTGGGTATTACTTTGGCTTaggaatataaaaacattgatgtacagtactgttTTTGTCCGACCTCTTGCTATGTAATAACTAAACTCAGTCAGCATTACTTGGTGATTGTACATCAACAAACTTGCATCTCCAGGACATATTTCTTGCCAAAATCAGTTAATAAGTAAGATCTTTTACATAAGTTACAGTGTTATAGCACAGATTTACCAGTGAGATGCCACTGCAGtaaagcagtttgtttacttcaAGCTGCAACCAGAATTAGTCTAAAGAAACTTTCTAGTGTGACTTGGCCTTTAGAGCAAGGAGGTCTTCCTGTGATAATAGTGAAATGCTTTGCTCATAAATATGCATGAACATATAGAGATTCAGGCATATCTACAGCATTACATGTAtagttttatcatttatcttaAGGAGCCTGTTGCATGTAGTGTCTTAGAGATGCTgtatacaaatgtaaaaaatctaCAATTTAAATTGCACAATTAAATGTGTCTCCTCACCACCAGTGAAGCCACTCCAACCAGCAGTCCCAGCAGCAGGCCCACCATAAACAGTCCTACACTGCGAACCAACATGGTCACCAGGCCACACAAGGTCCCGATGCCCAGGCCGATGCCGACTGATGCCTCTACGCTCAGCTGAGTGTCCATCACCCTCTCCTTGTAGCACAGCATGAAGATGACCACAGAGCCAAACATGAGGCCTGTGAGGAACAACACGGCCTTGAAGCATCGATaacctggaggagagagaggaaacaggtcGTTGTGAGGCACGAGCAAGCACAAGCATACAAACACTGGCGCCACTGTACCTGAGTGAACACATAGAAGCACCTGttcaatcaaaatcaaatcaaatacaagttgagaacaacat
This genomic interval from Thunnus thynnus chromosome 11, fThuThy2.1, whole genome shotgun sequence contains the following:
- the tmem198aa gene encoding transmembrane protein 198-B, whose protein sequence is MASTSRLLGLAEVGLRCDQEIERRYEIVPSVVCSMCCLFGIIYCFFGYRCFKAVLFLTGLMFGSVVIFMLCYKERVMDTQLSVEASVGIGLGIGTLCGLVTMLVRSVGLFMVGLLLGLLVGVASLVVMEEFYHPRTVWVPLGILLGSGTLFAVLTLQWQRCFVTLSTATFGSAIITVTVDYFIELFALVHYVYERLKVAPKKPVCWFTWVIMGVWPVLALLGVLIQWKVTAEGFSHTEVVLSRQQRRVQLMRIRQREERLKKEKENKKKKKRQNQKTNHKQKPHTHHHHHQQYHHPGMSHPHHQAQSSQPPKVPPPQTEPGYHRKANPKRRFDGDVLSPSYIRSFRDRQTDRRAYSHSRMMSRSRMAELDYDCGSQVPLTAPSGPPVRI